The Gloeobacter violaceus PCC 7421 DNA window CTCCTGAAGTGCTGGTGGGTGTAGCCCGAACCCGGACACGCGCTCGGGGTGCGCCGCGGGCCACAGGCTTCGGTCGGCAAAGTCCGAACTCTCGACTTCGCTGTTTTTTCCAGCTAAGCATTCGATTGTGAAGAACCTGGAAAGAGCAGCAATCTCCGTTGCCCCGTGTTGGATTGACAGATTGCACCTTGATAATAAGAATCCGTATAAATGGAGTTGACGTCGTTGTACAGCTATCCCAGTGATTAAGCGGATTGTCCTGGTCACCTACGGTTCGCTGGGGGATCTGCACCCGTTCCTGGCGGTCGCCCTCGGTCTGCAGGGGCGTGGTCATGACGTCGTGCTCGCCACTTCGCAGAACTACCGCGCCAGGGTGGAGGAGGAGGGGATCGCCTTTCAGCCGGTGCCCCCGGATCTGGGTCTGCTCGAAGACGATCCGCAGGCTATCCGCAGATCGATGGATCTGCGCACGGGTACCGAATTTGTGGTGCGCTCGCTGTTTTTGCCTTATCTGGAGCAAAGTTACGAGAGCCTGCTCGCGGTTTGCGACGGAACGGATCTGATTGTCGGTCACCCTCTGGCCTTCGCGGTGCCGATTGTGGCGCAGAAGCTGGGCATCCGGTGGCTGTCGGTGGGCCTGCAGCCGATGGGCTTTTTGTCGTGCTACGACCCGCCGGTGCTGCCGATCGCACCCTGGCTTGCGCAGTTAAGGTTTCTCGGACCGCTTCCCTACGCCGTTTTATTTCGGCTGTTGGAGGGGGTGGCCGACGGCTGGCTTGCTCCGATCGAGAACCTGCGCCGCCGGGCCGGCCTGCCCAAAAGCGAGCGGCACCCGCTGATGCACCCCTTTTCGCCCCACGGCACACTGGCCTGGTTTTCGCGGGTGCTGGCCGAGCCGCAACCGGACTGGCCGCCCAGAACGCAGGTGACGGGGTTTCCTTTTTATGACCGCGCCGAACCGGGGCAGAGCGGCCTGGACGCGGGGCTTGCGCAGTTTCTCGATGCCGGGGAGCCGCCCGTCGTATTCACCCTGGGGTCGGCCGCTGTTTGGGTTGCGGGGAACTTCTACCAAGAAAGCGCGGCGGCAGCGGAGGCGCTGCAGTTGCGGGCAGTGCTGCTGGTGGGCCGCAATCCGAAAATCGATTTTCCCGACCTCGCCTCTTCGCGCATCCATGTGGGCGAGTACGCGCCCTATTCGGAGCTGTTCGGGCGTTCCCTCGCCGTTGTGCACCAGGGGGGCATCGGCACCACCGCCCAAGTCCTGCGCGCCGGTCGACCGATGGTGGTTGTACCCTTCAGCCACGATCAGCCCGACAACGCCGAACGCGCCCGTCGCCTTGGGGTGGCCCGCGTTATTGCCCGTCGGTCCTACGAAGGGAAGCGCGTTGCCCGCACCCTCGGAGAGTTGGTGCAGGACCAGTCGGCTTTTAAAAAAGCGACAGCGGTGGCGAGCCGCATCCAGAGCGAAGACGGCGTCGCGGGAGCGTGCAACGCCATCGAAGCGTTGCTATGACCATTCGGTGCTTGGCAAGACAGTCTGTGGACCCCCTTCGGGTTCCCCGCCTCCCCGCCTCGCGGGTGTACCCCTCCCGACACCCCACCGGACTCGACGGCCCGGTGGGCGGGAGGGTTCGGTGGGTGGGATGGGCGGACGTTTCCGGTGCGTGCACGCTTTGCGTGGCAACTGCGCCGAGAAGCTTGGCTGGGGACGATACGGCAAGCTTGCCGATGGCCGGGGCGGTGGCGGTCAAGGCCGGGAGCAACCCGGTAAGCCGGAGGGTCGGCAGTTCTCTTGCCGAGCCTTTGCGCGCCTGTCTCTGCGGATTCGACATCATTCAAGCCTTGGCTGCAGTTCCGCGAGGTACTGTTTCAAAAAGTCGACTACAACCCGCACCTTGTAGGGCAGAAAGGTCCAGCTCGGATAAATCAGCCAGGCGGCAGTCTCAAAATCCGTCGCACTCGCCCGATACGCCGGAAACAAGTCCACCAGCCGCCCCTGGGCGATATCTTCGTCGATGAGCCAGTGGGCCAACAGCGCCGGTCCCATGCCCGCCAGGGTACATTCACGCAGCGCGAGCGCGTTGGAGATGACGATATCGCCGTCGACGGGCACTTCGCTCACGATTCCCTCGGCATCCCGGAAGCGCCACTGCGAGCGAAATTCCGGCAGGGCAAAAAGTAGACACCTGTGGGCAGGTAATTCGGCGGGATCGCGCAGGGAGTGTGCCCGCTGCAGATAAGCCGGACTCGCACACACTCGGTAGTGCGTGTCGAACCATTTGACGCGGACCCCGTCGCCCGGGACCGCAGGTCCCAGGCGGATCGCCAGGTCGATGCGCTCGCCTACCAGATCGAGCTTCGCATCCGTGAGCAGCAGTTCGAGCCTGAGTTGCGGGAATGACGAGCGCAATTGCGGCAGCAGCGGCACCAGGCATCTTTGACCAAAAGCCACCGAGGCAGTGAGGCGCAATGTGCCGATAGGACCGGTACTGAGGACCAGGACTGCTTCGCGCGCGCGGTCCAGTTCGTCCACCAGAGGCTCGATGCGGCCCAGGTAGCGCTCCCCGGCTTCGGTCAGGGCGAGCCGCCGGGTGGTGCGTTGCAACAGACGCACACCCAGATCGTGCTCCAGCGAAGCCACCGCCCGCGACACCAGCGACGGATCGATACGGCGGTCTCTGGCGACGGCGGCAAAGCTGCCGCGACGGGTCACCTCGACAAACAGACGCAACGCTTCGGTTTCCATTGCTGCATTAGCTGCACGAATACAATGCTTGGATCCTAGTTTATTTGTCTGCATGCACAGGATTAGGATGGCTTCGAGAAGCAACGGAGCAAGCACATGTCGAAAGCCGCCGTTTTGGGAATGGGTGCCATGGGCTCGCGTATGGCCGCAGCGCTACTGAAGGCAGGTCATCAAGTGACCGTCTGGAACCGCAATTCGCAGAAAACCGCTCCGCTAGCCGAAATGGGAGCAAAAGCCGCCCAGACTCCTCGGGCGGCCGTGGAGGAAGTCGATTTTGCCGTTTGCATGGTCCGCGACGACGCGGCCTCGCGCTTCGTCTGGCTCGATTTTGAGACCGGGGCGCTTGCAGGTCTTCCGGCAGATGCTGTGGCCATCGAAAGCTCGACGCTGAGTGTCGCCGGGGTGCAGGAGCTTGCTGAACACTTCCAGGCAAGGGGGAAGACTTTGCTGGACGCTCCGGTCTCGGGCTCCCGGCCCCAGGCGGAGGCGGGGCAGCTGATTTTTCTTGTCGGCGGCGACGCCGGTGCGGTTGCGAAGGCGGGACCGATACTAAACGCCATGGGTGGGACAGTCCACCACGCCGGACCGCTTGGCAACGGGGCTGCCGTCAAGCTTGCAATCAACGCCCTGTTAGGAGTACAGGTGGCGGCCATGGGCGAACTGATCGCACTGCTGCGCCACTGTGGGATCGACGAGGTCCGGGCTGTCGAAATCATTGGCTCGACCTCCGTTTGCAGCCCCGCGGCCAGAGGTGCCGCAAGCGCTATGGCAGTGGGCAATTACGCGCCCTTATTTCCAAGCGCCCTGATGGAGAAAGATCTCGGTTACTTGCAGAATATGGCTGCAGCGCACCGGGCGCGCGCTCCGCTGACCCAAGCTGCCCGAAGCGTATTTGGCGAAGCGATGAGCCGGGGGTACGGCGAAGACAACATGACCGGTGTAGCCCAGCTGTACTGGCAAGGACCGTGAGCAGCGGTTGGAGACCAACAAAGAAGATGTTTTAAGGCCGTTTGCCGGCCGAGCTTGTGATCCAATCAGCTACATCATCGACGACAACCTGCACGACGTGACTGCTCGTCAGGTACTCCGAGGGCAAAATCTGGCCCTCGCCCGCCATGAACAGGTGGTTGAGCTGCGAGTAAAGGTTGAACTTGACGTTCGACCGCCCAGCCAGAGCCTGTTTCCAAAGCTCGAAATCGGTGCGGGTCACCTGGTAATCGCGTTCGCCCTGGAGAATGAGCATTGGAGTTTTCAGAGTGCGGGCGGCGGCGAGCGGGTCGTAGGCGCGCAAATCCGGCCAATCGCGCCGCAATCAGCGCGTCGGCAGGCCGCCTGAGGCATGGTTTACTGAATTTTACCCGCCCTCAGACCGAGGGTGTGCTGCAAAAAGTCCCGCACAAGCTCGATTTCGGCCTGGTTGATCTGATGTCCCATGGCAAATTCGTGGTACTGCACCGGGAAACCTTTACCGGCCAGGGCGGCGGCGGCGGCCTGGCCGGCCCGCACCGGGATGATCGGATCCTGACTGCCGTGGGCGATCAGGACAGCCGGCGGGGCGAGATCCCGGGGACGCTTCGCCCAGAGCGCCTCAGGCTCGAATAGATATCCACTGAGGGCGACGATCGCAGCGGGCGGCGGCTCGAAAAGGAGACCGGCACCTAGGGCCATCACCGCCCCCTGCGAAAAGCCCATAAACGCGTAGGGCAACTGTGGACAAGCTTCGCGCTCCCGTTCAACCAGCGCTTTGAGCAACACGGCGCTTTGGGCTACCCCCTCGGCGTGCTTCGGGCCGAAAGCGTACCACTGGCTGCCAGGGCTATAGCCTTCGACGCCGAACGGGGCGTTCGGGAAGCAGTAGCGCACCCCCGGTAGTTCCAAAGCTTCAGCAAGGGGCACCAGGTCGGTGCAATCGGCTCCCCGGCCGTGCAGCATAAACACGGTGGCCTGCGGAGCACCGCAGGAGGCTTCGAGGGTGTCGCATTTGAGCATAAAAAGCAGGGCCGCCCGACGGGACGGCCCTCAATGTAACACCCTGAGCGCAGGGCTTATTCCATCAGCTCCAGATAATCGCGCACCTTGGCGCGCCGGCGCGGCTGGCGCAATTTCTGCAGCGCCTTCGATTCGATCTGGCGCACGCGCTCGCGCGAGAGATCCAGAGCCCGGCCAATCTCAGAGAGCGAGTAGGTGCGGCCGTCCAATAGCCCGTAGCGCATCGTGATCACATCGCGCTCGCGCAGGGTCAGATCGTCGAGCAGCTCTTTGACGTCGCGGCGCAGCGATTCTTGGACGGCGCTCTCTTCGGGGGAGACCTCCTCCGCTTCGAGCAACTCGCCCAGTTCGGTATCCTTGTCCTTACCCACGCGGGTCTCCAGCGAGACCGAGCGGGGCACGCGGCTCATCAACTCGCGCACATGGGCCGGCTCCATTTCCAGTTCTTCGGCAATTTCGGAGATGGTCGGCGTGCGGCCCAGGTTCTGCGAAAGCTTGCGCTGGGTCTTCTTGATGCGGTTGAGCTTTTCGGTGATGTGCACCGGCAGGCGAATGGTGCGCGACTGGGTGGCGATGGCGCGGGTGATCCCCTGGCGAATCCACCAGTAGGCGTAGGTCGAGAAGCGGTAGCCCTTGGTCGGGTCGAATTTCTCGACCGCCCGCTCCAAGCCAAGCGTGCCCTCCTGCACCAGATCCAGCAGCTCCAGACCGCGGTTCTGGTACTTTTTGGCCACCGAGACCACCAGACGCAAGTTGGCCTCGATCATCTTCTTTTTGGCCCGGCTGCCGGCCAGCACCTGTCGTTTGAGTTCGAACAGGCCGACCTTGGCCGCCTCGGCCCACTGCTCGTCGCTGTATTCGCTGCCCAAAGAAGTCTGGAGCGACTCTTTGAGGGCCGTGAGCTTCATGAGCTTCTGGACCTGCTGGGCCAGTTCGACTTCTTCGTCGCGACCCAACAGCGGCACGCGGCCGATCTCCTGCAGGTAAACGCGCACCAGATCCGTGGAGCTACCCGGGCGAGCCGGACGTTCGTCAGTGATGTCCACCTGCACAAAGGCTTCGAGCGTCTGGGGATCAAGCACCGGGTCCGGACCCCCCTCCAGCTCGTCCGGGGTCGCCATTCTATCGATATCGACAATGTGCATTTTTCGTTCAACCTTCGGTAACGTGATTGCCTTGAAAACAAACCGGGGAAACTGGAAACGGTTTGGTGCACACCCGTGGGAGCCATCGCTCTATCTGTCTAGACCATCGAAGCGGCCCGCCGTGTTCCTGCTTTGCATTCCCCGACTGTGGGCCGGGGGAGACCGGCCAAAAATCTCTATCTTGAGTGCATGTGCTTAAGTTCAATTGCTCTCTAACCTCTCAAATTTTATTATACCCCTAATATCAAGTCCAAGAAAAGACTTTGTCTAAACAAGCGGGTGACTGGGCAAAACGGTTTTCCCGGGGCGATAATAGTAGCCATGCAGCAGGTGACCATCCTCTCGACCCTTGTGCTGACGCTGCTGATGCTGGTGGGACTGTTCTTTTTCCTGCGCGCCTCGGTCAAAGATCGTACCGAAGAGGCAGAATTGGACTTCAGTTCCCAGCCGCAGCAACTCGCCCACTCTCTGCGCGCTTACCTCGAAGGTCGGTCCTACCGCTTGGTCGAGGAGCAGGAGCGCCGTCTGGTCTTCTCGGGCGTGGTCGCCCCAAGCCGTTTTCTGGCCGTGTTTTTGACGCTCCTTGCGCTTTTGGGTCTGATCTGCTTGGCGCTGGTGCTTGCCGTTTTGCTGCCTGCAGGGGGATGGGCCTTTGCCCTGTTGCCCCTGCTGAGTCCCCTGGCGGGGCTGTTCTACTGGAGCAGAGCCCGACGTCCCGAACAAGTGGTTGCCCGAATCGTCGCTACCTCCCAGGGCGCAAAGTTGGTCATCCAGGCTCACCGTGACGAAATCCTGGTCTTGAAGGACACTCTGGAAACCGTTAACGGCTGACCTCACCCGTTCTGCACTGCACATCCTGCAATCTTCTAATGTAGCATTATACACTGGCTTCTTCACCTGTTCACTAAGCAGTTAACATCTGGTAATGCGACCCTTGCGGGACTAGGGGAGAGCAGTGGTAGCATAGGAAATGGCCGACCGCGGCGGGCGTAGCCAAGGGGTTAAGGCAGAGGATTGTGGATCCTCTATTCGTGGGTTCAAGTCCCATCGTCCGCCCTACACTAATCTTGTCCCCACAATTTTAGGCTAGCTTGCTTCTGCTAGGGGAGCGTCGCCATTTGGTTAGAGATCTGTGTGGTAAAAATTTTCGCTCGGCAGACTGGCTTCCGGGGACCGTAAAAGATAGGGCCAACTAGATTGAACGGGCAGCCGCGCTGATGCTTGTGAAACTTTGGCTATTTTCTCACCGATGCCCTCTGTGCGACCGGCGCGCCAGCACTTATCTGTGCGCCGGTTGCGGTTCGGCCATCGAGCAGTGCCGCCGTCCGCAGTCGCCGGTAGAAATCTGCGCTTCTGTACGTGTTCATGCTTGGGGAAGCTACACCGGTGCGCTTCGACGCGCCCTCGAAGTGCTCAAGTACGGACAGCGGCCGGAGTTGGGTGATTGGTTAGGAGAGCGCCTTGGGCGCTGGTGGTTGAATCAAGACAAGCCGCCGCACGACTTTCAGGTGGTGGCTGTGCCCCTGCACCCGAGTCGGCAGGCCCAGCGCGGCTACAACCAGGCGGATCGCATTGCC harbors:
- a CDS encoding glycosyltransferase; this encodes MIKRIVLVTYGSLGDLHPFLAVALGLQGRGHDVVLATSQNYRARVEEEGIAFQPVPPDLGLLEDDPQAIRRSMDLRTGTEFVVRSLFLPYLEQSYESLLAVCDGTDLIVGHPLAFAVPIVAQKLGIRWLSVGLQPMGFLSCYDPPVLPIAPWLAQLRFLGPLPYAVLFRLLEGVADGWLAPIENLRRRAGLPKSERHPLMHPFSPHGTLAWFSRVLAEPQPDWPPRTQVTGFPFYDRAEPGQSGLDAGLAQFLDAGEPPVVFTLGSAAVWVAGNFYQESAAAAEALQLRAVLLVGRNPKIDFPDLASSRIHVGEYAPYSELFGRSLAVVHQGGIGTTAQVLRAGRPMVVVPFSHDQPDNAERARRLGVARVIARRSYEGKRVARTLGELVQDQSAFKKATAVASRIQSEDGVAGACNAIEALL
- a CDS encoding LysR family transcriptional regulator — its product is METEALRLFVEVTRRGSFAAVARDRRIDPSLVSRAVASLEHDLGVRLLQRTTRRLALTEAGERYLGRIEPLVDELDRAREAVLVLSTGPIGTLRLTASVAFGQRCLVPLLPQLRSSFPQLRLELLLTDAKLDLVGERIDLAIRLGPAVPGDGVRVKWFDTHYRVCASPAYLQRAHSLRDPAELPAHRCLLFALPEFRSQWRFRDAEGIVSEVPVDGDIVISNALALRECTLAGMGPALLAHWLIDEDIAQGRLVDLFPAYRASATDFETAAWLIYPSWTFLPYKVRVVVDFLKQYLAELQPRLE
- a CDS encoding NAD(P)-dependent oxidoreductase, encoding MSKAAVLGMGAMGSRMAAALLKAGHQVTVWNRNSQKTAPLAEMGAKAAQTPRAAVEEVDFAVCMVRDDAASRFVWLDFETGALAGLPADAVAIESSTLSVAGVQELAEHFQARGKTLLDAPVSGSRPQAEAGQLIFLVGGDAGAVAKAGPILNAMGGTVHHAGPLGNGAAVKLAINALLGVQVAAMGELIALLRHCGIDEVRAVEIIGSTSVCSPAARGAASAMAVGNYAPLFPSALMEKDLGYLQNMAAAHRARAPLTQAARSVFGEAMSRGYGEDNMTGVAQLYWQGP
- a CDS encoding alpha/beta hydrolase; amino-acid sequence: MLKCDTLEASCGAPQATVFMLHGRGADCTDLVPLAEALELPGVRYCFPNAPFGVEGYSPGSQWYAFGPKHAEGVAQSAVLLKALVEREREACPQLPYAFMGFSQGAVMALGAGLLFEPPPAAIVALSGYLFEPEALWAKRPRDLAPPAVLIAHGSQDPIIPVRAGQAAAAALAGKGFPVQYHEFAMGHQINQAEIELVRDFLQHTLGLRAGKIQ
- a CDS encoding RNA polymerase sigma factor, RpoD/SigA family is translated as MHIVDIDRMATPDELEGGPDPVLDPQTLEAFVQVDITDERPARPGSSTDLVRVYLQEIGRVPLLGRDEEVELAQQVQKLMKLTALKESLQTSLGSEYSDEQWAEAAKVGLFELKRQVLAGSRAKKKMIEANLRLVVSVAKKYQNRGLELLDLVQEGTLGLERAVEKFDPTKGYRFSTYAYWWIRQGITRAIATQSRTIRLPVHITEKLNRIKKTQRKLSQNLGRTPTISEIAEELEMEPAHVRELMSRVPRSVSLETRVGKDKDTELGELLEAEEVSPEESAVQESLRRDVKELLDDLTLRERDVITMRYGLLDGRTYSLSEIGRALDLSRERVRQIESKALQKLRQPRRRAKVRDYLELME
- a CDS encoding cofactor assembly of complex C subunit B; this translates as MQQVTILSTLVLTLLMLVGLFFFLRASVKDRTEEAELDFSSQPQQLAHSLRAYLEGRSYRLVEEQERRLVFSGVVAPSRFLAVFLTLLALLGLICLALVLAVLLPAGGWAFALLPLLSPLAGLFYWSRARRPEQVVARIVATSQGAKLVIQAHRDEILVLKDTLETVNG
- a CDS encoding ComF family protein, yielding MLVKLWLFSHRCPLCDRRASTYLCAGCGSAIEQCRRPQSPVEICASVRVHAWGSYTGALRRALEVLKYGQRPELGDWLGERLGRWWLNQDKPPHDFQVVAVPLHPSRQAQRGYNQADRIARAFCKRTGFIYRPHGLRRIVATPALHGLDPERRARELEQAFAVGAAPAARPVLLVDDICTTGSTLARCAAALVKAGSGAVQAAVVARPALDRKPRANA